From Odontesthes bonariensis isolate fOdoBon6 chromosome 21, fOdoBon6.hap1, whole genome shotgun sequence, a single genomic window includes:
- the LOC142370906 gene encoding ras-related protein Rab-40C, translating into MGSQGSPVKSYDYLLKFLLVGDSDVGKGEILDSLQDGSAESPYAYSSGIDYKTTTILLDGRRVKLELWDTSGQGRFCTIFRSYSRGAQGILLVYDITNRWSFDGIDRWIREIDEHAPGVPRILVGNRLHLAFKRQVPTEQARAYAEKNGMTFFEVSPLCNFNVIESFTELSRIVLMRHGMEKFWRPNRVFSLQDLCCRAIVSCTPVHLIDKLPLPVAIKSHLKSFSMANGMNAVMMHGRSYSLANPAGGSKGNSLKRPKSIRPPQSPPQNCTRSNCKIS; encoded by the exons ATGGGCAGCCAGGGCAGCCCGGTGAAAAGCTACGACTACCTGCTCAAGTTCCTGCTGGTGGGAGACAGCGATGTGGGGAAGGGAGAGATCCTGGACAGCCTGCAGGACGGATCAGCCGAGTCCCCGTACGCGTACAGTAGTG GAATCGACTATAAAACCACCACCATCCTTTTGGACGGGAGGAGGGTGAAGCTGGAGCTTTG GGACACCTCGGGTCAGGGGAGGTTCTGCACCATCTTTCGCTCTTACTCCCGTGGCGCTCAG GGGATCCTGCTGGTGTATGACATCACCAACCGGTGGTCGTTCGACGGCATCGACAGGTGGATCCGAGAGATCGATGAG CATGCCCCAGGCGTGCCTCGGATCCTCGTAGGCAACCGCCTCCACCTGGCCTTCAAGCGACAAGTTCCCACCGAGCAGGCGAGGGCGTACGCCGAGAAGAACGGCATGACCTTCTTCGAAGTCAGCCCCCTGTGCAACTTCAACGTCATCGAGTCGTTTACGGAGCTGTCGCGCATCGTCCTGATGAGGCACGGCATGGAGAAGTTCTGGAGGCCCAACAGAG TCTTCAGCCTCCAGGACCTCTGCTGCAGAGCCATCGTGTCCTGCACGCCGGTCCACCTCATCGACAAGCTTCCGCTGCCCGTCGCCATCAAGTCCCACCTCAAGTCCTTCTCCATGGCCAACGGCATGAACGCCGTCATGATGCACGGACGCTCCTACTCGCTGGCCAACCCGGCCGGCGGCTCCAAAGGAAACAGCCTGAAGCGCCCCAAGTCCATCCGCCCGCCGCAGAGCCCGCCGCAGAACTGCACGCGCAGCAACTGTAAGATCTCCTAA